One window of Epinephelus fuscoguttatus linkage group LG9, E.fuscoguttatus.final_Chr_v1 genomic DNA carries:
- the stag2b gene encoding cohesin subunit SA-2 produces the protein MIAAPEIPSEYSYTQDTDTRFSSDTDFSEDLDGRSAASAKGKGGKKGKKAAGEKGKGGKGAGRINGHHQENGMENMMLFEVVKLGRSAMQSVVDDWIESYKHDRDVALLDLINFFIQCSGCKGVVSGEMFRNMQNSEIIRRMTEEFDEDSGDYPLTIAGPQWKKFKSSFCEFIAVLVRQCQYSIIYDEYMMDTVISLLTGLSDSQVRAFRHTSTLAAMKLMTALVNVALNLSINMDNTQRQYEAERNKMVAKRANDRLELLLQKRKELQENQDEIENMMNAIFKGVFVHRYRDSIAEIRAICIEEIGVWMKLYSDAFLNDSYLKYVGWTMHDKQGEVRLKCLTALQGLYYNRELNARLELFTSRFKDRIVSMTLDKEYDVAVQAIKLLTLVLNSTDEVLTPEDCESVYHLVYSAHRPVAIAAGEFLFKKLFSQREPEEEGAPKRRGRQSPNANLIKTTVFFFLESELHEHAAYLVDSLWECGAELLKDWECMISLLLDDPLPGEESLTDRQETALIEIMLCTVRQASECHPPVGRGTGKRVMTAKEKKTQLDDRTRMTELFAVALPPLLAKYAVDSEKVTNLLQLPQFFDLEIYTTGRLEKHLESLLRQIREIVEKHTDTEVLEACSKTYHALCNEEFTIFNRVDIARSQLLDELVDKFNRLLEDFLQEGEDADEDDAYQVLSTLKRITAFHNAHDLSGWDLFTSNFKLLNTGIENGDMPEQIVIHSLQCTHYVILWHLAKISEGSSRKDDMVTLRKQMRAFCMMCQRYLTNVNTAVKEQAFTILCDLLLIFSHQMVSGGREHLEPLVYSPEDSLQSELLSFILNHVFIDQDDDTNSTDGQQDDEAVKIEALHKRRNLLAAYCKLIIYCVVEMRTGADIFKQYMRYYNDYGDIIKETMSKTRQIDKIQCAKTLILSLQQLFNEMLSELGHGFDRSSSSFCGIKELARRFSLTFGLDQVKTRDAIAMLHKDGIEFAFKDPSPQGEGGPPLNLAFLDILSEFSSKLMRQDKRTVHMYLERFMTFQMALQREDCWLPLISYRNSLQAGGDDDTMSVMSGYSSRGSSIRSKKTKPPAATAGTSAAKRKLPEEESSSSEVWQQSMQTPVMLPSPHLTSTAMRDPKRGRDDSFMGVYPLPHDQQQPHQHPQHHQQTPQHHQTPMDYNSQVTWMLAQRQQEEARQQQERAMNYAKLRTNLQHAIRRGTGLMEEDEEPIVEDVMMSSEGRMDDLNEGMDFDTMDIDLPPSKNRRERSELKPDYFDPASIMDESVLGVSMF, from the exons ATGATAGCAGCACCAGAAATACCATCAGAGTACTCCTATACTCA GGATACAGACACCCGATTCTCTTCAGACACAGACTTCTCTGAGGATCTCGATGGAAGGAGTGCAGCCTCAGCTAAAGGAAAG GGTGGAAAGAAGGGGAAGAAGGCAGCAGGGGAGAAAGGCAAAGGAGGGAAGGGAGCAGGCCGGATAAATGGCCACCATCAGGAAAATGGCATGGAAAACATGATGCTGTTTGAGGTGGTGAAGCTGGGCAGGAGTGCAATGCAG TCTGTCGTTGATGACTGGATTGAGTCTTacaaacatgacagagatgTTGCGCTACTAGATCTCATCAATTTCTTCATTCAGTGCTCAGGATGTaaag GTGTGGTCAGTGGAGAAATGTTCCGCAACATGCAGAACTCTGAGATCATCCGACGAATGACGGAGGAATTTGATGAG GACAGTGGTGACTACCCTCTAACCATAGCAGGGCCCCAGTGGAAAAAGTTCAAATCAAGCTTTTGTGAATTCATTGCGGTGCTAGTGCGCCAGTGTCAATACAGTATCATCTATGATGAGTACATGATGGACACAGTCATCTCCCTTCTCACCGGACTATCGGACTCTCAAGTCCGAGCCTTCAGACACACCTCAACACTGGCAG CCATGAAGCTGATGACAGCCCTGGTGAATGTAGCTCTGAACCTGAGCATCAACATGGACAACACCCAGCGCCAGTATGAGGCAGAGAGGAATAAGATGGTGGCCAAAAGGGCTAACGACAGGCTGGAGCTGCTTCTGCAGAAACGCAAAGAG CTTCAAGAAAATCAGGACGAGATTGAAAATATGATGAATGCAATATTCAAAGGAGTGTTTGTCCACCGATATCG tgattCGATAGCAGAAATCAGGGCAATCTGTATAGAAGAGATTGGAGTGTGGATGAAACTCTATAGTGATGCCTTCCTCAACGACAGCTATCTGAAGTATGTGGGATGGACAATGCATGACAAG CAAGGAGAGGTACGTCTGAAGtgtctgacagctctgcagGGTCTCTACTACAACAGAGAACTCAATGCAAGACTGGAACTCTTCACCAGTCGCTTCAAG GACCGTATTGTCTCCATGACTCTTGACAAAGAGTACGATGTTGCAGTACAAGCAATTAAGCTTCTCACTCTAGTCTTGAA TAGTACGGATGAGGTGTTGACCCCTGAGGACTGTGAGAGTGTCTATCACTTGGTCTACTCAGCACACAGGCCCGTCGCCATTGCAGCTGGAGAATTCCTCTTTAAGAA ATTGTTCAGCCAGCGAGaaccagaggaggagggtgcCCCCAAGAGGAGAGGCAGACAAAGCCCCAACGCCAACCTCATTAAGACcactgtcttcttcttcctggaGAGTGAG CTCCATGAGCATGCAGCCTACCTAGTGGACTCTCTCTGGGAATGTGGTGCAGAGCTACTGAAGGACTGGGAGTGTATGATCAGCTTACTGCTAGATGACCCATTGCCAGGAGAGGAAT CtctcacagacagacaagagACAGCCTTGATTGAAATCATGCTGTGCACTGTACGCCAGGCTTCTGAATGCCACCCACCTGTTGGAAGAGGCACAGGGAAGAGG GTGATGACTGCTAAAGAGAAGAAGACTCAGCTGGATGACAGGACCAGAATGACAGAGCTGTTTGCTGTGGCTTTGCCCCCTCTACTGGCCAAG TACGCTGTGGATTCAGAGAAGGTGACTAACTTGTTGCAGCTGCCTCAGTTCTTTGACTTGGAAATTTATACCACAGGACGTCTAGAGAAG CACCTGGAATCCCTGCTGCGTCAAATCAGGGAAATTGTGGAGAAGCACACAGACACTGAAGTTTTGGAGGCCTGCTCCAAAACTTACCATGCCCTCTGCAATGAGGAATTCACAATCTTTAACAGGGTGGACATTGCCCGCTCCCAGCTGCTGGATGAGCTGGTGGACAAGTTCAACAGGCTACTGGAGGATTTTCTACAAGAG ggtGAAGATGCAGATGAAGATGATGCTTATCAGGTTTTGTCAACTCTAAAGAGGATCACAGCTTTTCACAA TGCACATGACCTGTCGGGGTGGGACCTGTTTACCAGCAACTTCAAGCTTCTCAACACAGGCATCGAGAATGGAGACATGCCAGAGCAG ATCGTCATCCACTCGCTGCAGTGTACCCACTATGTGATCCTGTGGCACCTCGCCAAGATATCTGAGGGCAGCTCCAGGAAG gATGACATGGTGACACTGAGGAAGCAGATGAGGGCATTCTGTATGATGTGTCAGCGCTACCTCACCAATGTCAACACAGCCGTCAAAGAACAG GCATTCACCATCCTGTGTGATCTCCTGCTCATCTTCAGCCACCAGATGGTGTCCGGAGGCAGGGAACACCTGGAGCCTCTGGTCTATTCCCCAGAGGACTCGCTGCAGTCTGAACTGCTCTCCTTCATCTTGAACCATGTCTTCATAGACCAGGACGATGACACAAATAGCACAG ATGGGCAACAGGACGATGAGGCAGTAAAGATTGAAGCTCTGCACAAGAGGAGAAACCTCCTTGCTGCCTACTGTAAGCTGATCATCTACTGTGTGGTAGAAATGAGGACTGGAGCCGACATCTTTAAACAGTACATGAGG TATTACAATGATtatggtgacatcatcaaggaGACTATGAGTAAGACTCGGCAAATCGACAAGATTCAATGTGCCAAGACACTCATCCTCAGTCTGCAGCAG CTGTTCAATGAAATGCTGTCTGAACTGGGTCATGGGTTCGATCGCTCCTCCTCTTCATTCTGTGGGATCAAAGAGCTGGCCCGTCGTTTTTCTCTAACCTTCGGCCTTGACCAAGTCAAAACCAGGGATGCTATCGCTATGCTGCACAA GGATGGTATCGAGTTTGCATTTAAGGATCCTAGTCCCCAGGGAGAAGGAGGCCCTCCCCTTAACCTGGCTTTCTTGGACATCCTCAGCGAGTTTTCCTCCAAGCTTATGAGACAAGACAAGAGGACTgt CCACATGTACCTGGAGCGCTTCATGACGTTCCAGATGGCACTGCAGCGAGAGGACTGCTGGCTCCCCCTCATCTCCTACAGGAACTCCCTGCAGGCTGGCGGTGATGACGATACCATGTCGGTGATGAGTGGCTACTCCAGCAGAGGCTCCTCCATCCGCTCCAAGAAGACCAAGCCTCCTGCTGCTACAGCGGGAACTTCGGCAGCCAAGAGGAAGCTGCCAGAAG aggagagcagcagcagcgaggtGTGGCAGCAGAGCATGCAGACCCCAGTCATGTTGCCGTCCCCCCACCTCACCTCCACTGCCATGCGAGACCCTAAGAGGGGCCGTGATGACAGCTTCATGGGGGTCTACCCCCTCCCCCACGACCAGCAGCAGCCCCACCAACACCCACAGCACCATCAACAGACGCCTCAGCACCACCAGACACCCATGGATTACAA CTCCCAAGTGACGTGGATGCTGGCTCAGAGACAGCAAGAGGAGGCACGCCAGCAGCAGGAAAGAGCCATGAACTACGCCAAGCTCAGGACCAATCTGCAGCATGCTAT TCGTCGCGGCACTGGGCTtatggaggaggatgaagagccGATTGTGGAggatgtgatgatgtcatctgaGGGTCGCATGGATGACCTCAATGAAGGCATGGACTTTGACACCATGGACATTGATCTG CCACCCTCTAAGAACCGTCGTGAAAGGTCTGAGCTCAAGCCAGACTACTTTGATCCTGCTTCTATCATGGATGAATCG GTCCTTGGGGTGTCCATGTTTTAA